A single genomic interval of Gammaproteobacteria bacterium harbors:
- a CDS encoding PAS domain S-box protein — protein sequence MRTLATIIIVGGILAWSAALLRRAAAVSQRLKNERTRFFDLTHDLACIAGTDGYFKQVNAAFVTTLGYTEHELLVRPFIDFVHPEDQLATRAKADHPDESAAWFVNRYRCKDGSWKTLSWSARAAPEDGVFYASAHDITELQALQNSLYAREEELAITLQSIGDAVLCTDIHGRITRLNVMAELLTGWTEREASGLPVATVFRIINERTRVPAPIPVLETLASGAVRGLANHTVLVARDGLERPIADSCAPIRSRTGEVVGAVLVFRDITEERRAARELQDALRFAKSESARLQIILDTVVDGIISIDIEGCIDAFNPAAERIFGYHRAEVLGRNVNMLMPEPDRSAHDGYLRNYRETRQRKVIGTGREVTGLRKDGSLFPMELHLGETSDESRFIGVVLDVSERKRFIAELQSARQRADAANSAKSAFLAAMSHEIRTPMNGVIGMIDVLHQTSLKGYQVEMVGLIQDSAASLLTIINDILDFSKIEAGKLAVEHEPLDLAQLVESVCVMLNRLAEKQGVELTVFADPAIPGAALGDGQRIRQVLINVINNAIKFSSNQDHQGLVSVRAECVRGDTEDITIEFRVQDNGIGMDPDTQALLFRPFMQADTSTSRRFGGTGLGLAISYQLTQLMGGEIRVESTLGVGSTFFFRLPLRSVPDAPTSPDATSDAAGLACLVIGTAHGLAPDLATYLVHGGARVERIEELSHAREWARRGASGLWVWVIDAGDTHPSVAELEAAMDLRLNLDVRFLAVVIERGKRRNLRQTGAGVFTVDGNALCRRTLLRAVAVAAERKPLAEEPHSSLGAKYGEGIRLLSREEALQCGRLILVAEDNETNQKVIRHQLALLGVTADIADNGLEALACWRLGHYPLLLTDLHMPGMDGYELTAAIRAEEGDTAHIGIVALTAIAVSSESEQCLAAGMDGYLSKPARLEEIDAVLGKWLPALEIEQPDAAQASTELARPASAAHAAEQPVDISVLQALVGDDPQIVREFLEDFRRSAAPIAAEMHNARQSGELAGVGAAAHKLKSSARTIGALALGDCCERIETAANNGQHAGIDELLPPFDATFAAVNQFLDAY from the coding sequence ATGCGAACCCTCGCCACCATCATCATCGTCGGCGGGATCCTTGCGTGGAGCGCCGCGTTGTTGCGGCGCGCGGCTGCCGTTAGCCAGCGACTGAAAAATGAACGTACCCGCTTTTTCGACCTGACCCACGACTTGGCCTGTATTGCGGGGACGGACGGGTATTTCAAGCAGGTCAATGCCGCGTTTGTCACGACGCTCGGGTATACCGAGCACGAATTGCTGGTGCGCCCGTTTATCGATTTCGTGCATCCCGAGGACCAATTGGCCACCCGCGCGAAGGCGGATCATCCTGATGAATCGGCGGCGTGGTTTGTGAATCGCTATCGCTGCAAGGATGGCTCCTGGAAAACTCTGTCATGGTCAGCACGTGCCGCACCGGAGGACGGCGTTTTTTATGCTTCAGCGCACGACATAACCGAGTTGCAGGCGTTGCAAAATTCCCTGTACGCTCGCGAGGAAGAACTCGCGATCACGCTGCAATCCATAGGCGATGCCGTATTGTGCACCGACATCCATGGTCGGATCACGCGGCTCAATGTCATGGCCGAACTCCTCACGGGCTGGACGGAGCGCGAGGCCAGCGGCCTCCCGGTCGCCACGGTTTTCCGGATCATCAATGAACGGACCCGCGTGCCGGCGCCGATTCCCGTCCTGGAGACCCTGGCAAGCGGCGCTGTCCGCGGGTTGGCCAATCACACCGTGCTGGTGGCACGCGACGGCCTCGAGCGACCCATCGCGGATAGCTGTGCCCCCATCCGCAGCCGCACGGGTGAGGTGGTCGGCGCCGTACTCGTGTTTCGGGATATCACGGAGGAGCGCCGCGCCGCCCGGGAACTGCAGGATGCGCTTCGGTTTGCCAAGTCGGAAAGCGCCCGGCTGCAAATCATATTGGACACGGTGGTTGACGGGATCATCAGCATCGATATCGAGGGTTGCATCGACGCCTTCAATCCGGCGGCCGAACGCATTTTTGGCTATCACCGCGCCGAGGTGCTCGGGCGCAACGTCAACATGCTGATGCCTGAGCCCGACAGGAGCGCGCACGACGGCTATCTCCGGAATTACCGCGAAACCCGTCAACGCAAGGTTATCGGCACCGGTCGCGAGGTCACTGGCCTGCGCAAGGATGGTTCCCTGTTTCCGATGGAGCTGCACCTCGGCGAAACGAGCGACGAGAGCAGGTTCATCGGGGTGGTACTCGATGTGAGCGAGCGAAAGCGGTTCATCGCTGAACTGCAATCCGCCCGACAACGGGCGGATGCCGCCAATTCCGCCAAGTCGGCCTTCCTCGCCGCGATGAGCCACGAGATCCGCACCCCGATGAACGGGGTGATCGGCATGATCGATGTGCTGCATCAGACCAGCCTGAAAGGCTATCAGGTGGAGATGGTCGGTCTCATCCAGGATTCGGCCGCCTCCTTGCTCACGATCATCAACGACATTCTCGATTTCTCGAAGATCGAGGCGGGAAAACTCGCCGTGGAGCACGAACCGCTCGATCTGGCGCAGCTCGTCGAAAGCGTCTGCGTGATGTTGAACCGCCTGGCTGAAAAGCAAGGCGTCGAGCTGACCGTCTTTGCCGACCCCGCCATCCCTGGCGCGGCGCTGGGCGATGGCCAACGCATTCGCCAGGTGCTGATCAACGTGATCAACAATGCGATCAAGTTCTCGAGCAACCAAGATCACCAGGGGCTTGTTTCGGTGCGGGCCGAATGCGTCCGGGGTGACACCGAGGACATCACGATCGAATTCCGGGTGCAGGACAATGGCATTGGCATGGATCCGGATACGCAAGCCTTACTGTTCAGGCCGTTCATGCAAGCCGATACCTCGACCAGTCGACGATTCGGGGGGACTGGTCTCGGTTTGGCGATCTCCTACCAGCTAACGCAGCTCATGGGCGGCGAGATCCGGGTCGAAAGCACCCTGGGGGTCGGCTCCACGTTCTTCTTCCGACTGCCCCTGCGCTCCGTGCCGGACGCCCCGACAAGCCCTGACGCGACCAGCGATGCCGCCGGGCTGGCGTGCCTGGTCATCGGCACCGCCCACGGGCTGGCACCCGATCTGGCCACCTACCTGGTGCATGGCGGCGCGCGAGTGGAGCGCATCGAGGAGTTGAGTCACGCCCGGGAATGGGCGCGCCGCGGCGCATCGGGTCTGTGGGTGTGGGTCATTGATGCCGGGGATACGCACCCGAGCGTGGCGGAGCTTGAAGCCGCCATGGACCTGCGACTCAATCTGGATGTACGGTTTCTGGCGGTCGTGATCGAACGTGGCAAGCGGCGCAACCTGCGCCAAACGGGTGCCGGGGTTTTCACGGTCGATGGCAATGCGCTATGCCGGCGAACCTTGTTGCGTGCAGTCGCGGTCGCCGCCGAACGCAAACCATTGGCAGAAGAGCCGCACTCGTCGCTCGGTGCAAAATACGGCGAAGGCATCCGGCTGCTATCGCGGGAAGAGGCCCTTCAATGCGGTCGCTTGATCCTGGTGGCCGAGGACAATGAGACCAATCAGAAGGTGATTCGGCATCAACTGGCATTGCTCGGTGTAACCGCCGACATCGCCGACAACGGTTTGGAGGCGCTGGCGTGCTGGCGCCTGGGGCACTATCCATTGTTGCTGACCGATCTGCATATGCCGGGTATGGACGGGTATGAGCTCACGGCGGCGATACGCGCGGAAGAAGGCGACACGGCGCATATCGGCATTGTCGCGCTCACCGCAATTGCGGTCTCCAGCGAATCGGAGCAGTGCCTCGCCGCGGGCATGGACGGATATCTGAGCAAGCCCGCGCGGCTCGAGGAAATCGATGCCGTCCTTGGCAAATGGCTGCCGGCACTGGAGATCGAGCAGCCAGACGCCGCACAAGCCAGCACGGAGCTAGCGCGACCTGCAAGCGCTGCGCACGCGGCTGAACAGCCGGTGGATATCAGCGTACTGCAGGCGTTGGTGGGCGATGATCCGCAGATCGTGCGCGAATTTCTTGAAGATTTTCGGCGCAGCGCAGCGCCGATCGCGGCAGAAATGCACAACGCCCGGCAATCCGGCGAGCTCGCAGGCGTCGGTGCGGCGGCCCACAAGCTCAAATCGTCGGCGCGGACCATTGGCGCACTGGCATTGGGAGATTGCTGCGAGCGCATCGAAACGGCCGCCAATAACGGACAACACGCCGGGATTGACGAATTGCTGCCTCCATTCGACGCGACGTTCGCGGCCGTCAATCAGTTTCTGGATGCTTACTGA
- a CDS encoding sigma-54-dependent Fis family transcriptional regulator codes for MRILLVEDDADLREAISDTLELAGTRVIAVAGGAQALQALATEGVDLVVSDVNMDGMDGHALLRRIREIHPQVPVVLITAFGSIERSVQAMRDGAADYLVKPFAPALLLDAVARYGAGNLLGEEDPVAVARGSVELLQLAQRVARTDSTVLLSGESGSGKEVLARYIHRHSLRAERAFVAINCAAIPENMLEALLFGHEKGAFTGAYASMPGKFEQAEGGTLLLDEISEMDASLQAKLLRVLQEREVERLGGRKPIAVDVRVIATSNRDLLGCVEDGIFREDLYYRLSVFPLHCLALRERPADIVPLAERLVRSHAAKMHHGAVYFDDSALRAMLAHPWPGNVRELDNALQRALILQNGCVISAPHLRLVPPRGSLPALTAAALAEAPAAEPALAEGEQGGDLGSDLRLREYQIIVNVLKDTRGSRSGAAERLGISARTLRYKLAKMRECGLDVDEALRAAS; via the coding sequence TGCCCAGGCGCTGCAGGCGCTGGCCACGGAGGGCGTCGACCTGGTGGTCTCGGATGTCAACATGGACGGCATGGACGGGCACGCCCTGCTGCGTCGTATCCGCGAAATCCATCCGCAGGTGCCGGTGGTGCTGATCACCGCGTTCGGCAGCATCGAGCGCTCGGTACAGGCCATGCGCGATGGCGCCGCCGATTACCTGGTCAAGCCGTTCGCACCGGCACTGCTGCTCGATGCGGTGGCGCGCTACGGTGCCGGCAACTTGCTCGGCGAGGAAGACCCGGTCGCGGTCGCGCGCGGCTCGGTCGAGCTGCTGCAACTCGCACAACGGGTGGCGCGCACCGATTCGACGGTATTGCTGAGCGGCGAGAGCGGCAGCGGCAAGGAAGTGCTGGCACGCTATATCCACCGCCATTCGCTGCGCGCCGAGCGCGCTTTCGTGGCGATCAACTGCGCGGCGATTCCGGAAAACATGCTCGAGGCGCTGCTGTTCGGCCACGAGAAGGGGGCATTCACCGGGGCCTACGCCAGCATGCCCGGTAAGTTCGAGCAGGCCGAGGGCGGCACCCTGCTGCTCGACGAGATTTCCGAGATGGATGCCTCGCTGCAGGCGAAGTTGCTGCGGGTGCTGCAGGAGCGCGAAGTCGAGCGACTCGGCGGGCGCAAGCCGATCGCGGTGGATGTACGGGTGATCGCGACCAGCAACCGCGACCTGCTGGGCTGTGTCGAGGACGGCATATTCCGCGAGGATCTCTACTACCGGCTCAGCGTGTTTCCGTTGCACTGCCTGGCGCTGCGCGAGCGCCCGGCCGATATCGTGCCGCTGGCCGAGCGGCTGGTGCGTTCACATGCCGCGAAGATGCACCACGGCGCGGTGTATTTCGACGATTCGGCGCTGCGCGCGATGCTCGCCCACCCGTGGCCGGGCAATGTCCGCGAACTCGACAATGCCTTGCAACGCGCGTTGATTCTGCAGAACGGCTGTGTGATTTCGGCGCCCCATCTGCGTCTCGTGCCGCCGCGTGGCTCGCTCCCCGCGCTCACGGCGGCGGCGCTTGCCGAGGCACCGGCGGCGGAACCGGCCCTGGCCGAGGGTGAGCAGGGCGGCGATCTGGGCAGCGATCTGCGATTGCGCGAATACCAGATCATCGTGAACGTGCTGAAGGATACTCGTGGCAGCAGGAGCGGCGCCGCCGAACGCCTCGGGATCAGCGCGCGCACGCTGCGCTACAAGCTGGCGAAAATGCGCGAGTGCGGCCTCGATGTGGACGAAGCGCTGCGCGCCGCGTCCTGA
- a CDS encoding response regulator: MATTFNTKSRILIAADSAANASLVKKLLEDEFGTIAISTNPERIVEEYQEAQPDVLVLAFNGMDKSQRYCLGLYRLGSEIQQRPIRIIMLCTKEEVRHAYVLCRDGLFDDYVLFWPVSNDAPRLLMAVHHATHELASMATQQPRAVEFLAQARRLAELETLLQERIAADDASLASTNTALKNTEHDISVALDGFSRRITSGGMHGMLEVKDAAGLKSEFAHFRREAISAPLEALTQSVQPLARQAEQFRASCTPYMESMRALSALADRVQPTLLVIDDDEFQCKLVAKALEAQNYELAFAHSGRDALAILRRLRPDLILLDVIMPLMDGIEMARQIRLVNWLANIPIIMLTGRSDKDTVHECLKAGAKDYIVKPFDRSTLVARVAHALGTAPTGT, encoded by the coding sequence ATGGCGACGACGTTCAATACCAAATCCAGGATACTGATTGCAGCGGACAGCGCAGCCAACGCATCGCTGGTCAAAAAGCTGCTCGAGGATGAATTCGGCACCATAGCGATATCGACCAATCCGGAGCGGATCGTCGAGGAATACCAGGAAGCCCAGCCCGATGTGCTGGTCCTCGCGTTCAACGGGATGGACAAGTCGCAGCGCTATTGCCTTGGTCTATACCGCCTCGGCAGCGAGATCCAGCAACGTCCCATCCGCATCATAATGCTGTGTACCAAGGAAGAAGTGCGCCATGCCTATGTGCTGTGTCGCGATGGCTTGTTCGACGACTACGTGCTGTTCTGGCCGGTCTCGAACGACGCCCCACGGTTGCTGATGGCAGTGCACCATGCAACGCACGAGCTGGCCTCAATGGCCACTCAGCAGCCACGGGCAGTGGAATTTCTGGCACAAGCGCGGCGCCTGGCGGAACTCGAAACCCTGCTTCAGGAGCGTATCGCCGCCGATGACGCGTCACTCGCATCAACCAATACTGCGCTGAAGAACACCGAGCACGATATCAGTGTGGCGCTCGACGGTTTTTCGCGCCGCATCACCAGCGGCGGCATGCACGGTATGCTCGAGGTAAAGGATGCCGCCGGGCTCAAGAGCGAGTTTGCCCACTTCAGGCGCGAGGCGATCAGCGCACCACTCGAGGCGCTGACGCAATCGGTTCAGCCCCTGGCACGGCAGGCAGAGCAGTTTCGCGCCTCCTGCACGCCGTATATGGAATCGATGCGCGCACTCTCTGCGCTGGCCGACCGGGTGCAGCCGACATTGCTGGTGATCGATGATGACGAGTTCCAGTGCAAGCTGGTTGCCAAGGCACTTGAAGCACAAAATTACGAGCTGGCCTTTGCCCACAGTGGTCGCGACGCGCTTGCGATCCTGCGCCGCCTGCGCCCCGACCTGATCCTGCTCGACGTGATAATGCCGCTCATGGACGGCATCGAGATGGCGCGCCAGATTAGGCTTGTCAACTGGCTTGCCAATATACCGATCATCATGCTGACCGGAAGAAGTGACAAGGACACGGTGCACGAATGTCTCAAGGCGGGCGCGAAAGACTATATCGTGAAGCCCTTTGACCGCTCCACGCTGGTGGCAAGAGTTGCGCACGCCTTGGGTACAGCGCCGACGGGCACTTAG
- a CDS encoding EAL domain-containing response regulator, whose protein sequence is MIDTPSLRVLILDDEPFMLKLLAHQLTILGFSEIITCENGFAALAVIDASGPAIGLVVCDLSMPEMDGVEFIRHLVARDFQGALILASGVDIRILQAAEQLVKAHGMTLLGVLQKPVSPQSLKLLLEQSLPSLPRNHIRSRAVFTAPEIRDAIDDKQFINYYQPKVGVPGGELLGVEALVRWKHPISGLIYPDQFIAEAESHGLIDVLTNLVLANALSDAAAWRCSGLALPVAVNISMDSMSDLDFPDRVAQLAADAGVTSGDMVLEITESRVARDARTALDVLTRLRLKGFSLSIDDFGTGHSSMAQLRDLPFNQMKIDRSFVHGAHGNSTTRAIYTSSLAMGKELNLDIVAEGVETFADWTFLTRTGCHVAQGFFIARPMPTEELPNWLMAWDDRVLRELSNPIEAEAE, encoded by the coding sequence ATGATCGATACCCCGTCGCTGCGCGTTCTGATTCTGGATGACGAGCCATTCATGCTGAAGTTGCTCGCTCACCAGTTGACGATCCTTGGCTTCAGCGAGATTATCACCTGCGAGAACGGCTTTGCGGCGCTCGCGGTCATCGACGCCAGCGGGCCTGCAATCGGGCTCGTTGTTTGCGATCTGAGCATGCCGGAAATGGACGGTGTGGAGTTTATCCGTCACCTCGTCGCGCGGGATTTCCAGGGCGCCTTGATCCTGGCAAGCGGCGTCGATATCCGCATCCTGCAAGCGGCCGAACAGCTGGTGAAAGCGCATGGCATGACACTGCTTGGCGTGCTGCAGAAACCGGTTTCGCCGCAATCGCTGAAACTGCTGCTCGAGCAATCGTTGCCGAGTCTTCCGCGCAACCACATCCGGTCGCGCGCGGTTTTTACTGCGCCCGAAATCCGCGACGCAATCGATGACAAGCAGTTTATCAACTACTATCAGCCAAAAGTGGGAGTCCCCGGCGGAGAATTGCTCGGAGTGGAAGCGCTGGTGCGATGGAAGCACCCGATAAGCGGGCTGATTTACCCGGACCAGTTCATTGCCGAGGCCGAATCCCACGGCCTCATCGATGTGCTGACGAATCTGGTACTCGCAAACGCACTGAGCGATGCCGCTGCATGGCGCTGTTCCGGGCTGGCGCTGCCGGTCGCGGTCAATATTTCGATGGACAGCATGAGTGATCTGGACTTTCCGGACCGGGTGGCGCAACTGGCTGCCGACGCGGGCGTGACGAGCGGCGACATGGTGCTCGAGATCACGGAGTCGAGGGTGGCGAGAGATGCCCGTACCGCACTCGATGTTCTCACCCGGCTGCGTCTGAAGGGCTTTTCCCTGTCGATCGACGATTTCGGCACCGGGCATTCGTCCATGGCTCAGTTGCGCGACCTGCCGTTCAACCAGATGAAGATCGACCGCAGCTTCGTGCACGGGGCCCATGGCAACAGCACCACCCGGGCAATCTATACTTCGAGTCTTGCAATGGGCAAGGAGTTGAACCTCGATATAGTCGCCGAAGGGGTCGAGACCTTCGCGGATTGGACATTTTTGACGCGCACCGGCTGCCACGTCGCGCAGGGGTTTTTCATAGCCAGACCCATGCCGACCGAGGAACTGCCGAACTGGCTGATGGCGTGGGACGACCGTGTTCTACGGGAACTTTCCAACCCTATTGAAGCTGAAGCTGAATGA